From the Gemmatimonadota bacterium genome, the window GGTCTATTACGCCATGGCGCGGGACGGACTCTTCTTCAAGTGGCTGGACCATATCCACCCCGTGTACCGCACGCCCTCGCGAGCCATCATCGCCCATGCCGTATGGGATCGGCCATTCTGCTGTTCCGGGGGACCTTCGAAACCATCATGGCAGGGATGGTGTTCGCGGTACTCATCTTCTTCGGGGCCAATACCCTGGCCCTGTTCAGGCTCCGCCGTATGGGCGTCGGCGCGGAAGACGGGTACCGGGTGCCGCTGTATCCGTGGACGCCGGTCCTCTTCCTGGCCGGCATCGTCGTCCTCGTTGTTCTGCGCGCCACCTTCGAATGGTACAACTCGCTCATCGACTTTGCCTTTATCGCCACGGGCCTGCCATTCTGGTTCATCTGGCGGAAGGCGCGGGGCTAGTCAGGCGGGATCGTGGCATGCCGGACATCCTCCCGCTACACCTTTCAACAACCATGGATTCGTCGTGAACGCGGCCGGTACTGGGTCAGTTTTCCCTTTACGAAATTGCCTGTGCGGTGTATATTTAACCGTTCCATATCAGGTGTAAATACCAGCGTAACCAGCCGGGCCTGCCGGGCCGGAGATCATCCATGAGCTACCAGCTGACGGACAGTTTCGGTCGAACGATCAACAACCTTCGGGTATCCGTAACGGACCAGTGCAATTTCCGCTGTATCTACTGCATGCCTGAAGAGGGGATGATCTTTCAACCGAGGGAAGAGATCCTGACCTTCGAGGAAATCACGCGTTTCGTCGGGATCGTCACCGGACTGGGCATCTCCAAGCTGCGGTTGACGGGCGGAGAGCCGACCGTCCGGAAGGACCTTCCGGTGCTGGTGCGTATGCTCGCGGAGATTCCAGGCGTCCGGGACATGGCCATGACGACGAACGGCTTCCTGCTTAAGAAGATGTCCCGAGACCTGCGTGAGGCGGGACTGCCCCGGATCAACGTCAGCCTGGATACGCTGGATCAGGAAAAGTTCAAGCAGATGACCCGTCGCGACGTCCTGCACAAGGTGCTCAACGGGCTGGAAGAAGCGACCCGGCATTTCCAGCTTCCCATCAAGATCAACGTGGTCGCCATGAAGGGATATACCGAGGACGAACTTCTCGATTTCGCGAAACTGGCGCGTACGGGACCGTACCAGGTGCGCTTCATCGAGTTCATGCCGCTGGACGCGGACCGTTCCTGGACCCGCGACCAGGTGCTGGACGGTGCCGAGATCATCGAACGGATCAGTGAGCAATGGCCCCTGGACGCCGTGAAGCGGCCCGACCAGCGGGAACCGGCCGACCTATTCCGGTTCCGGGACGGCCAGGGCGAGATAGGCCTCATCGCGTCGGTCAGCGAACCCTTCTGCGGCAGTTGCAACCGGATCCGCATCACGGCGGACGGAAAGCTCAGGACCTGCCTGTTCTCGATCAACGAAACCGATATCAAAGCCCTGCTGCGGGGCGGAGCGCCTGATGCGGAAATCGCCGAGACGGTTATCGAGGCCGTACGGAACAAAGAACCGGGGCATCACATCAACGAACCCGATTTCGTCCAGCCGGAACGGACCATGTCCTCCATCGGCGGATAGCAGGAGATCATCATGAGTCAGCGGTTGTCATCTCAGGAGCTTCTCGCCCAGGTCAAGGGCGAAGTGAAAGAGATGTCCATGGAAGAACTCAAAGAGAAGCTGGACCGGAAGGACGACCTGGTCCTCATCGACGTGCGCGAACAGGACGAGGTCGACCAGGGCGTCATCGTCGGGGCGACCCATATCCCGAGAGGCTTTCTCGAACTCAGGATCGAGAACACCGAAAGTGACCGGGACAGGGAAATCGTGCTGTACTGTGCGGGCGGCAACCGCTCGGCGC encodes:
- the moaA gene encoding GTP 3',8-cyclase MoaA, with the translated sequence MSYQLTDSFGRTINNLRVSVTDQCNFRCIYCMPEEGMIFQPREEILTFEEITRFVGIVTGLGISKLRLTGGEPTVRKDLPVLVRMLAEIPGVRDMAMTTNGFLLKKMSRDLREAGLPRINVSLDTLDQEKFKQMTRRDVLHKVLNGLEEATRHFQLPIKINVVAMKGYTEDELLDFAKLARTGPYQVRFIEFMPLDADRSWTRDQVLDGAEIIERISEQWPLDAVKRPDQREPADLFRFRDGQGEIGLIASVSEPFCGSCNRIRITADGKLRTCLFSINETDIKALLRGGAPDAEIAETVIEAVRNKEPGHHINEPDFVQPERTMSSIGG